The following coding sequences lie in one Streptomyces venezuelae genomic window:
- a CDS encoding NlpC/P60 family protein, translated as MSGTLLRWVCTGAALGALCTTAPNAHAAPGPEERSVGQLLTDLQRLYRSAEETAETYNATAEKLKEQRARAADLDRKLAKARASVRDSRSDAGRFVRQQYQGTSNLSPYMRLLLARDPQRALDQGHVLQRAAAGRAATVRRLTGGEKEAGDLAGAAKRALTAQTALAARQKKQRDRVDGQLRDVEELLSSLSVEQLAALRRAEEAHTAEAQEKFMASRALGGSPARRAPSRQGDTAVDYAVRQIGRPYKWGAEGPKAFDCSGLTQRAWAHAGRKIPRTSQEQWKELRRIPLSKLRPGDLVVYFPKATHVALYLGDGKVVQAPRPGARVKVSPIAANPVLGAVRPDPGGRAMRGYTPPKLPAGAGSGSDLGYGRSQAPGATDSR; from the coding sequence GTGTCAGGCACACTGCTGCGGTGGGTCTGCACCGGGGCCGCCCTCGGCGCCCTGTGCACAACCGCACCCAACGCCCACGCGGCCCCAGGGCCGGAAGAACGGTCCGTCGGACAGCTCCTGACGGATCTTCAGCGGCTGTACCGATCCGCGGAGGAGACCGCCGAGACGTACAACGCCACCGCGGAGAAGCTGAAGGAGCAGCGGGCCCGAGCCGCCGACCTCGACCGGAAGCTGGCGAAGGCGCGCGCCTCCGTGCGCGACAGCCGGAGCGACGCAGGACGGTTCGTGCGCCAGCAGTACCAGGGCACGAGCAACCTCTCCCCGTACATGCGTCTGCTGCTCGCCCGCGACCCCCAGCGCGCCCTCGACCAGGGCCACGTGCTGCAGCGGGCAGCCGCGGGCCGCGCCGCCACCGTGCGGCGGCTGACCGGCGGGGAGAAGGAGGCAGGTGATCTCGCGGGGGCCGCGAAGCGGGCCCTCACCGCGCAGACCGCCCTGGCCGCCCGGCAGAAGAAGCAGCGGGACCGCGTCGACGGGCAGCTGCGGGACGTGGAGGAGCTGCTGTCCTCGCTGAGCGTCGAGCAGCTGGCCGCGCTGCGGCGGGCCGAGGAGGCCCACACGGCCGAGGCGCAGGAGAAGTTCATGGCGTCCCGCGCCCTCGGCGGCAGCCCGGCGCGCCGGGCTCCGTCACGGCAGGGCGACACGGCCGTCGACTACGCCGTACGGCAGATCGGCCGGCCCTACAAGTGGGGCGCCGAGGGACCGAAGGCGTTCGACTGCTCGGGGCTGACCCAGCGCGCCTGGGCGCACGCGGGCCGCAAGATCCCGCGGACCAGCCAGGAGCAGTGGAAGGAGCTGCGCCGTATCCCCCTGTCCAAGCTCCGCCCGGGTGACCTGGTCGTCTACTTCCCGAAGGCCACACACGTGGCGCTGTACCTGGGCGACGGCAAGGTCGTCCAGGCACCGCGTCCCGGCGCCCGCGTCAAGGTCTCCCCCATCGCGGCGAACCCGGTCCTCGGAGCCGTGCGGCCCGACCCCGGGGGCCGGGCCATGCGCGGCTACACGCCGCCGAAGCTGCCCGCGGGCGCCGGCTCGGGCAGCGACCTCGGGTACGGCAGGAGTCAGGCGCCGGGCGCGACGGACTCCAGGTAG
- a CDS encoding TetR/AcrR family transcriptional regulator, translated as MTSPAATTPAYRRLSVEARRRQLLDSALTLFAHRAPEEVNLDDVAEAAGVSRPLVYRYFPGGKQQLYEAALRSAADDLEQCFAEPPEGPLSRRLSRALDRYLAFVDQHDTGFSALLQGGSVVETSRTSAIVDGVRRAAAEHILSHLDVPEPGPRLRMTVRMWITAVEAASLIWLDEEKQPPLDDLRDMLVEQFMAVLVATAGRDPQTAEVVRWALTLETPEGPVGALARRVLPVVADAAHLL; from the coding sequence ATGACCTCGCCTGCCGCCACCACGCCCGCGTACCGCCGCCTGAGCGTCGAGGCACGGCGGCGGCAGCTCCTCGACTCCGCGCTCACGCTCTTCGCGCACCGCGCGCCCGAGGAGGTCAACCTCGACGACGTCGCCGAGGCGGCCGGTGTCTCGCGGCCCCTCGTGTACCGCTACTTCCCCGGCGGCAAGCAGCAGTTGTACGAGGCCGCGCTGCGGTCCGCCGCGGACGACCTGGAGCAGTGCTTCGCCGAGCCGCCGGAGGGCCCGCTCAGCCGGCGGCTCTCCCGCGCCCTCGACCGCTACCTCGCCTTCGTCGACCAGCACGACACGGGGTTCAGCGCGCTGCTGCAGGGCGGCAGCGTGGTCGAGACGTCGCGGACGTCCGCGATCGTGGACGGCGTGCGCAGGGCCGCCGCGGAGCACATCCTCAGCCACCTGGACGTGCCGGAGCCGGGGCCGCGGCTCCGGATGACCGTCCGCATGTGGATCACGGCGGTCGAGGCGGCGTCCCTGATCTGGCTCGACGAGGAGAAGCAGCCGCCGCTCGACGACTTGCGGGACATGCTCGTGGAGCAGTTCATGGCGGTGCTCGTGGCGACGGCGGGGCGGGATCCGCAGACCGCGGAGGTCGTCCGGTGGGCGCTGACCCTGGAGACGCCGGAGGGCCCCGTGGGCGCGCTCGCCCGCCGCGTCCTGCCGGTGGTCGCGGACGCGGCGCACCTGCTCTGA
- a CDS encoding AurF N-oxygenase family protein, which produces MTTVTEDASLEGLRDALGLLKDREQVALRLLESSAKHSFDPDKELDWDAPLEEGKWFWPPELVSLYGTPMWKRMSEEQRFDLARHEAASLTSLGIWFEIILMQLLVRHIYDKSVTSNHVRYALTEIADECRHSMMFARVIQKGGAPTYPVTRLNHNLARVLKTVSTTPGSFACTLLGEEILDWMQRLTFPDERVQTLVRGVTRIHVVEEARHVRYAREELRRQMVTAPAWERQLTRLSCGEAARVFSLAFVNPKVYTNVGLDRREAVAQVKASGHRREVMQTGAKRLTDFLDDIGVMRGVGRRLWRSSGLLA; this is translated from the coding sequence ATGACGACCGTGACGGAAGACGCTTCGCTCGAGGGCCTGCGGGACGCGCTGGGACTGCTCAAGGACCGGGAGCAGGTGGCCCTGCGGCTCCTGGAGTCCTCCGCCAAGCACTCCTTCGACCCCGACAAGGAACTCGACTGGGACGCGCCGCTCGAAGAGGGCAAGTGGTTCTGGCCGCCGGAGCTCGTCTCCCTCTACGGCACGCCGATGTGGAAGCGGATGTCCGAGGAGCAGCGGTTCGACCTGGCCCGCCACGAGGCCGCTTCCCTCACCTCGCTCGGCATCTGGTTCGAGATCATCCTGATGCAGCTGCTCGTGCGGCACATCTACGACAAGTCGGTGACCAGCAACCACGTGCGGTACGCGCTCACCGAGATCGCCGACGAGTGCCGGCACTCCATGATGTTCGCCCGGGTGATCCAGAAGGGCGGCGCCCCGACGTACCCCGTCACGCGCCTCAACCACAACCTCGCGCGCGTCCTGAAGACGGTCTCCACGACCCCCGGTTCGTTCGCCTGCACGCTGCTCGGCGAGGAGATCCTCGACTGGATGCAGCGCCTCACGTTCCCCGACGAGCGCGTCCAGACACTGGTGCGCGGGGTGACCCGCATCCACGTCGTCGAGGAGGCCCGGCACGTCCGGTACGCGCGTGAGGAGCTGCGGCGCCAGATGGTGACCGCCCCCGCGTGGGAGCGCCAGCTGACCCGCCTCAGCTGCGGCGAGGCCGCCCGCGTCTTCTCCCTCGCCTTCGTGAACCCCAAGGTCTACACGAACGTGGGCCTCGACCGCAGGGAGGCCGTCGCGCAGGTGAAGGCGAGCGGGCACCGCAGGGAGGTCATGCAGACCGGTGCGAAGCGACTGACGGACTTCCTGGACGACATCGGTGTGATGCGGGGGGTCGGGCGACGGCTCTGGAGGTCTTCGGGATTGCTGGCCTGA
- a CDS encoding ferritin-like domain-containing protein, translated as MATHELYTSPPDGLNWRVPSASSARFSWEYDEGRDRLLALYQKGKDKQWDGARRIAWDLEVDPLDPLGTPDESMTLYGTPHWAKMTDRDKGELRKHYASWQFSQFLHGEQGAMVCAARIVESVPDLDAKFYSATQTMDEARHAEIYSRFLHDKIGMLYPINDNLQALLGDTLRDSRWDMPYLGMQVLIEGLALAAFGMIRDTTDKPLPKQILAYVMQDEARHVAFGRMALRDYYKQLTDAELREREEFVIEGCYLMRDRLRGVEVLENFGIPRAQAQEYSEQSEFLAIFRQLLFSRIVPCVKDIGLWGKRLQEAYLDMGVFEMGDANLDLLMAQDEEIAEKLDAERFAAEERERVAEVRDAIAAGEAG; from the coding sequence ATGGCGACGCACGAGCTTTACACCAGTCCACCGGACGGGCTCAACTGGCGCGTACCGTCCGCCAGTTCGGCCCGCTTCAGCTGGGAGTACGACGAAGGGCGCGACCGACTCCTCGCTCTCTACCAGAAGGGCAAGGACAAGCAGTGGGACGGCGCCAGGCGCATCGCATGGGACCTGGAGGTCGACCCGCTCGACCCCCTTGGCACCCCCGACGAGTCGATGACGCTCTATGGCACACCGCACTGGGCGAAGATGACCGACCGCGACAAGGGTGAGCTGCGCAAGCACTACGCCTCCTGGCAGTTCAGCCAGTTCCTCCATGGCGAGCAGGGCGCGATGGTGTGCGCGGCCCGCATCGTCGAGTCGGTCCCCGACCTGGACGCGAAGTTCTACTCCGCGACCCAGACCATGGACGAGGCACGGCACGCCGAGATCTACAGCCGCTTCCTGCACGACAAGATCGGCATGCTCTACCCGATCAACGACAACCTCCAGGCGCTGCTCGGCGACACGCTCCGCGACTCCCGCTGGGACATGCCCTACCTCGGCATGCAGGTCCTCATCGAGGGCCTCGCGCTCGCCGCGTTCGGCATGATCCGCGACACCACGGACAAGCCGCTGCCCAAGCAGATCCTCGCGTACGTGATGCAGGACGAGGCCCGGCACGTGGCCTTCGGCAGGATGGCGCTGCGCGACTACTACAAGCAGCTCACCGACGCCGAACTCCGCGAGCGCGAGGAGTTCGTCATCGAGGGCTGCTACCTGATGCGCGACCGGCTGCGCGGCGTCGAGGTCCTGGAGAACTTCGGCATCCCCAGAGCGCAGGCCCAGGAGTACAGCGAGCAGTCCGAATTCCTCGCCATCTTCCGCCAGTTGCTGTTCTCCCGCATCGTGCCCTGCGTCAAGGACATCGGCCTGTGGGGCAAGCGCCTCCAGGAGGCCTACCTCGACATGGGCGTCTTCGAGATGGGCGACGCCAACCTCGACCTGCTCATGGCCCAGGACGAGGAGATCGCCGAGAAGCTGGACGCCGAGCGGTTCGCGGCCGAGGAGCGCGAGCGGGTGGCGGAGGTGCGGGACGCGATCGCGGCGGGCGAGGCGGGCTGA
- a CDS encoding peptidoglycan D,D-transpeptidase FtsI family protein → MTRYIRHAAAFCALLLIALLVNATRVQVFQADALDADEANRRNAIVRFEQPRGDILVDGRPVTGSRDTGEQLRYERTYKNGPLYAPVTGYASQVYGTTFLEHAEDDILSGTDPMLAPLPLWNDITRAQNPGGKVETTIKAAVQQAAYAGLGGKRGAVAALEPSTGKILALVSTPSYDPERLSGTDRAVADTWAELNGGATKPMLNRAIRQTYPPGSTFKVVTAAAALDSGEVTDPDAPTKSPNPYTLPGTSTQLTNEVDGCTNASLRYAFRWSCNTVFAKLGVDTGLAPMVGTARNFGFNDSGLRIPSSVAASNFDTSMDRAQLGLSAIGQYDTRATPLQMAMVSAAVANGGSVKAPHLVDRTTTEDGDVVDATGAKTLRQAMNPGTAAQLREMMTQVVDEGTGTNAAIPGVTVGGKTGTAQHGIDNSGTPYAWFISWAQAPDDPEPSVAVAVVVEDAAADRGDISGGGSAAPIAKAVMEAAIGAH, encoded by the coding sequence ATGACCAGGTACATCCGGCACGCCGCCGCGTTCTGCGCGCTGCTGCTCATCGCCCTGCTCGTCAACGCCACCCGCGTCCAGGTCTTCCAGGCCGACGCCCTCGACGCCGACGAGGCCAATCGCCGCAACGCCATCGTCCGCTTCGAGCAGCCGCGCGGCGACATCCTCGTCGACGGGCGGCCCGTGACCGGCTCGCGCGACACCGGCGAGCAGCTCCGCTACGAACGGACCTACAAGAACGGGCCGTTGTACGCGCCCGTGACCGGCTACGCCTCACAGGTGTACGGCACGACGTTCCTGGAGCACGCCGAGGACGACATCCTCTCCGGCACCGACCCGATGCTCGCCCCGCTCCCCCTGTGGAACGACATCACGCGCGCCCAGAACCCCGGCGGCAAGGTCGAGACCACCATCAAGGCGGCGGTGCAGCAGGCGGCGTACGCGGGCCTGGGCGGCAAGCGGGGCGCGGTCGCCGCGCTCGAACCGTCGACCGGGAAGATCCTCGCGCTGGTCAGCACCCCTTCGTACGATCCCGAGCGGCTCTCGGGGACGGACCGGGCGGTGGCCGACACCTGGGCGGAGCTGAACGGCGGCGCGACCAAGCCGATGCTGAACCGGGCGATCCGGCAGACCTATCCGCCCGGCTCGACGTTCAAGGTGGTGACGGCCGCGGCGGCGCTCGACTCGGGAGAGGTGACGGACCCGGACGCGCCGACGAAGTCCCCGAACCCGTACACGCTGCCGGGCACGAGCACCCAGCTGACCAACGAGGTCGACGGCTGCACGAACGCCAGCCTGCGCTACGCCTTCCGGTGGTCCTGCAACACGGTCTTCGCGAAGCTCGGCGTGGACACGGGCCTCGCCCCGATGGTCGGCACGGCCCGGAACTTCGGCTTCAACGACAGCGGTCTGCGGATCCCGTCTTCCGTCGCGGCCAGCAACTTCGACACCTCCATGGACCGGGCGCAGCTCGGGCTCTCCGCGATCGGGCAGTACGACACGCGGGCGACGCCGCTGCAGATGGCGATGGTGTCGGCGGCGGTGGCCAACGGCGGCTCGGTGAAGGCGCCGCACCTGGTGGACCGTACGACGACGGAGGACGGGGACGTCGTCGACGCGACGGGCGCCAAGACGCTGCGGCAGGCGATGAATCCGGGCACGGCGGCGCAGCTGCGCGAGATGATGACGCAGGTCGTCGACGAGGGCACGGGCACGAACGCGGCGATCCCGGGTGTGACGGTCGGCGGCAAGACGGGCACTGCTCAGCACGGCATCGACAACTCCGGTACGCCGTACGCCTGGTTCATCTCCTGGGCGCAGGCGCCCGACGACCCGGAGCCGTCGGTGGCGGTCGCCGTCGTCGTGGAGGACGCGGCGGCGGACCGCGGGGACATCAGCGGGGGCGGCAGCGCGGCACCGATCGCGAAGGCGGTGATGGAGGCGGCGATCGGCGCGCACTGA
- a CDS encoding FtsW/RodA/SpoVE family cell cycle protein: MAGTSAGTAPPAVPAVRVPRRRGTELTLLVVAVLLSVYGYCAVGLAKNDTVPPGAAGYGAGLGVLALVAHLAVRLRAPYADPLLLPIAVLLNGLGLVLIYRLDLETPRDEAAPAQLIWSTVGVGLFIAVVLFLRDHRVLQRYAYLSVVTALVLMIVPIFFPAVNGARIWIRFGGFSIQPGEFAKILLAVFFASYLAANRNALAYTGRTLWRFRRLQLPTGRVLGPIVAIWLLSVGVLVLERDLGTSLLFFGLFVILLYVATGRIGWIAVGLLLAALGAFAVGSLEPHVHSRVEDWLHPFASIEAGRGPNQLAQSLFAFAAGGMLGTGLGLGHSILIGFAAKSDFILATAGEELGLSGLCAIFLLYALLVERGFRAGLALRDAFGRLLAIGLASILALQVFVIAGGVMGLIPLTGMAMPFLAQGGSSVVTNWIIVALLIRVSDSARGQPVPVEAA, encoded by the coding sequence ATGGCCGGAACCAGCGCGGGCACCGCACCCCCCGCGGTCCCGGCTGTCCGCGTCCCGCGCCGCCGCGGCACCGAACTCACCCTGCTCGTCGTCGCCGTCCTGCTCTCCGTGTACGGCTACTGCGCCGTCGGCCTCGCCAAGAACGACACCGTCCCGCCCGGCGCCGCCGGTTACGGCGCCGGGCTCGGCGTGCTCGCCCTCGTCGCGCACCTCGCCGTCCGGCTGCGCGCCCCCTACGCCGATCCGCTGCTGCTGCCCATCGCGGTCCTGCTCAACGGCCTGGGCCTGGTCCTCATCTACCGGCTCGACCTGGAGACCCCGCGCGACGAGGCGGCGCCCGCGCAGCTGATCTGGTCGACGGTCGGCGTGGGCCTGTTCATCGCCGTCGTCCTCTTCCTGCGCGACCACCGCGTGCTGCAGCGCTACGCCTATCTCTCCGTTGTCACCGCGCTGGTCCTGATGATCGTGCCGATCTTCTTCCCCGCCGTGAACGGCGCCCGCATCTGGATCAGGTTCGGCGGCTTCTCCATCCAGCCCGGCGAGTTCGCGAAGATCCTGCTCGCCGTCTTCTTCGCCAGCTACCTCGCGGCCAACCGCAACGCCCTCGCCTACACCGGCCGCACCCTGTGGCGGTTCCGGCGGCTCCAGCTGCCCACCGGGCGCGTCCTCGGCCCCATCGTGGCGATCTGGCTGCTCAGCGTCGGCGTCCTCGTCCTGGAGCGCGACCTCGGCACATCGCTCCTGTTCTTCGGGCTCTTCGTGATCCTGCTGTACGTCGCCACGGGCCGCATCGGCTGGATCGCGGTGGGCCTGCTCCTCGCCGCGCTCGGCGCGTTCGCCGTCGGCTCCCTGGAGCCGCACGTCCACAGCCGTGTGGAGGACTGGCTGCACCCCTTCGCCTCGATCGAAGCGGGCCGCGGCCCGAACCAACTCGCGCAGTCGCTCTTCGCGTTCGCGGCCGGCGGGATGCTCGGCACCGGGCTCGGGCTCGGGCACTCCATCCTCATCGGCTTCGCCGCGAAGTCCGACTTCATCCTGGCGACCGCGGGCGAGGAGCTCGGCCTCTCGGGGCTCTGTGCGATCTTCCTGCTCTACGCCCTGCTCGTGGAGCGCGGCTTCCGCGCCGGGCTCGCCCTGCGCGACGCCTTCGGGCGGCTGCTCGCGATCGGGCTCGCCTCGATCCTCGCGCTCCAGGTGTTCGTGATCGCGGGCGGCGTCATGGGGCTCATCCCGCTCACCGGCATGGCCATGCCGTTCCTCGCACAGGGCGGCTCGTCCGTCGTCACCAACTGGATCATCGTGGCGCTGCTGATCCGGGTCAGCGACTCGGCCCGCGGTCAGCCCGTCCCCGTGGAGGCGGCGTGA
- a CDS encoding SH3 domain-containing protein, which produces MSPRTTTVRLGIFAAGSALAALAAAGPAVALDSAGDTNNHPPVYKGRVTAKSGLLLHTSPTRGSKVIRTVPRGKVVTIFCKTRGDRVVNNNIWYLLTDGTWAWGAAHYIANIGKVPRWC; this is translated from the coding sequence ATGTCCCCGCGGACCACCACCGTCCGGCTCGGCATATTCGCCGCCGGCAGCGCCCTCGCGGCGCTCGCCGCCGCAGGACCGGCCGTCGCCCTGGACAGCGCAGGCGACACGAACAACCACCCGCCCGTCTACAAGGGCCGCGTCACCGCCAAGAGCGGACTGCTGCTCCACACCTCCCCGACCCGCGGCAGCAAGGTGATCCGCACGGTGCCGCGCGGCAAGGTCGTCACCATCTTCTGCAAGACCAGAGGCGACCGCGTCGTCAACAACAACATCTGGTACCTGCTCACCGACGGCACCTGGGCCTGGGGCGCCGCGCACTACATCGCCAACATCGGCAAGGTCCCGCGCTGGTGCTGA